From Actinosynnema mirum DSM 43827, a single genomic window includes:
- a CDS encoding serine/threonine-protein kinase yields the protein MSAETFGPYRVEGLLGRGGMGEVHRAYDTAHDRVVALKRLSAVYHSDAEFRARFRRESQVAARLREPHVIPIHAYGEIDGTLYLDMRLVEGEDLSDVLERGPIEPERAVRIVRQTASALDAAHADGLVHRDVKPSNILLSAGDFVYLVDFGIARSAAGDSTHITASGEVLGTLDYMAPERFSGTDVSGAVDVYALAGVLFACLTGRRPFTAEGTAAQIWAHMQEEPPRPSEVRPGVPAALDAVIARGMAKDPAARYPTASALAEAAAAALDGTAVVPTGTRVLQQTGPQGEPQRVGPPSQPVPAQTPPAQHQPAQQQPAQSQSAQSRPARTAQQHPPVPTAPNTRPQQHGPFSGPQQTSFSGPRQTSFSGPQRFPLSGPQPGWGHPPATASKRSVQLAVLGAALVVLVVAGAIGAATWPWGGKAQTGQGGGTSSTASTTTTTGTTGTTTDTTTTAPRSGSAEDQRVLSERLPLVYRLSSSCSDGDVGGTGAVAAATCGEPKSEVAGTTPPTRADFLLFADRAAQDKHFQDLVKANDIPRDDTQGGCRPTTQKTHYSTYWRQVTGVTEGDFTTCFVKDGSGQVWWVDTETLTTGVLLSTTATTPDKLEALDLWWNMWVLSQDR from the coding sequence ATGTCCGCTGAGACGTTCGGGCCGTACCGCGTCGAGGGCCTGCTCGGTCGCGGCGGCATGGGCGAGGTGCACCGCGCCTACGACACCGCGCACGACCGGGTCGTGGCGCTGAAGCGGCTGTCGGCGGTGTACCACTCGGACGCCGAGTTCCGGGCCCGGTTCCGGCGGGAGTCGCAGGTCGCGGCCCGGTTGCGGGAGCCGCACGTGATCCCGATCCACGCCTACGGCGAGATCGACGGCACGCTGTACCTGGACATGCGGCTGGTCGAGGGCGAGGACCTGTCGGACGTGCTGGAGCGCGGGCCGATCGAGCCCGAGCGGGCGGTGCGGATCGTGCGGCAGACCGCGAGCGCGCTGGACGCCGCGCACGCCGACGGGCTGGTGCACCGGGACGTGAAGCCGTCCAACATCCTGCTGTCGGCCGGGGACTTCGTGTACCTGGTCGACTTCGGCATCGCCCGCAGCGCCGCCGGGGACAGCACGCACATCACCGCGTCCGGCGAGGTGCTGGGGACGCTGGACTACATGGCGCCCGAGCGGTTCAGCGGGACCGACGTGAGCGGCGCGGTGGACGTGTACGCGCTGGCCGGGGTGCTGTTCGCCTGCCTGACCGGGCGCAGGCCGTTCACCGCCGAGGGCACGGCCGCGCAGATCTGGGCGCACATGCAGGAGGAGCCGCCGAGGCCGTCCGAGGTGCGGCCGGGGGTGCCCGCGGCGCTGGACGCGGTGATCGCGCGCGGCATGGCGAAGGACCCGGCCGCCCGGTACCCGACCGCGAGCGCCCTGGCCGAGGCGGCTGCGGCGGCGCTGGACGGGACGGCGGTGGTGCCCACCGGGACGCGGGTGCTCCAGCAGACCGGGCCGCAGGGGGAGCCGCAGCGGGTGGGGCCGCCCTCGCAGCCGGTCCCGGCGCAGACCCCGCCCGCCCAGCACCAGCCAGCCCAGCAGCAGCCAGCGCAGAGCCAGTCAGCGCAGAGCCGGCCAGCGCGCACCGCGCAGCAGCACCCGCCGGTGCCGACCGCGCCGAACACCCGCCCTCAGCAGCACGGGCCGTTCTCCGGACCGCAGCAGACGTCGTTCTCCGGGCCCCGGCAGACCTCCTTCTCCGGGCCCCAGCGGTTCCCGCTCTCCGGCCCCCAGCCGGGCTGGGGCCACCCGCCCGCGACCGCCTCGAAGCGGTCCGTGCAGCTCGCCGTGCTCGGCGCGGCGCTGGTGGTGCTGGTGGTGGCGGGCGCGATCGGCGCGGCGACCTGGCCGTGGGGCGGGAAGGCGCAGACCGGTCAGGGCGGTGGCACGAGCAGCACCGCGTCGACCACGACCACCACCGGGACCACCGGGACCACCACCGACACGACGACCACCGCCCCCCGCAGCGGCTCCGCCGAGGACCAGCGGGTGCTGTCCGAGCGGCTGCCGCTGGTGTACCGGCTGTCGTCCTCGTGCTCGGACGGCGACGTGGGCGGCACCGGCGCGGTGGCCGCGGCGACCTGCGGTGAGCCCAAGTCGGAGGTGGCGGGCACGACCCCGCCGACCAGGGCCGACTTCCTGCTGTTCGCCGACCGCGCCGCGCAGGACAAGCACTTCCAGGACCTGGTCAAGGCCAACGACATCCCGCGCGACGACACCCAGGGCGGCTGCCGCCCCACCACGCAGAAGACGCACTACTCGACCTACTGGCGCCAGGTCACCGGGGTGACCGAGGGCGACTTCACCACGTGCTTCGTCAAGGACGGCAGCGGCCAGGTGTGGTGGGTGGACACCGAGACGCTGACCACCGGCGTGCTGCTGTCCACCACCGCCACCACCCCGGACAAGCTGGAGGCGCTGGACCTGTGGTGGAACATGTGGGTGCTGTCCCAGGACCGCTAG
- a CDS encoding nucleoside deaminase produces the protein MADAPVNRTADPADLLAVAVAEARAGLAEGGVPIGAALFGPDGRLWGSGRNRRVQDDDASTHAETAAFRAAGRRAGYRGTTMVTTLSPCWYCSGLVRQFGISRVVIGEARTFSGGHDWLAEHGVEIVLVDDAECAELMTAFVAARPELWFEDIGQEPR, from the coding sequence GTGGCCGACGCACCCGTGAACCGCACCGCCGATCCCGCCGACCTGCTCGCCGTCGCGGTGGCCGAGGCGCGGGCCGGGCTCGCCGAGGGCGGCGTCCCCATCGGGGCCGCGCTGTTCGGCCCGGACGGGCGGCTGTGGGGCAGCGGGCGCAACCGGCGGGTGCAGGACGACGACGCCTCCACGCACGCCGAGACCGCCGCCTTCCGCGCCGCCGGGCGCAGGGCGGGCTACCGGGGGACCACGATGGTGACCACCCTGTCACCCTGCTGGTACTGCTCGGGGCTGGTGCGGCAGTTCGGCATCTCGCGGGTGGTCATCGGCGAGGCCCGCACGTTCAGCGGCGGCCACGACTGGCTCGCCGAGCACGGCGTGGAGATCGTGCTCGTGGACGACGCGGAGTGCGCCGAGCTGATGACCGCGTTCGTCGCGGCCCGGCCGGAGCTGTGGTTCGAGGACATCGGGCAGGAGCCCCGCTAG
- a CDS encoding CHAT domain-containing protein, producing MSVVSASAALEARQRDPRAAIGLGRAALAAARASGDLAEASAAERAIGLSLRELHDFPGALRHLRRSVRLARGAGSDRLTALARLSLAFALSSTGRHAQALRAVEQALPRLRGGDADIAVMQRGTVLHFLCRYDEALRDYDAAIDAARRTGDHLGEARARNNRGLLRAYTGGLRAADEDFDRAAALYRELGLELAVADVRWNAGISAQRAGDVPGALTAFADAEQEYRRLAVPRPMLLVNRLELLVSVPLLEEARAEADRAVADLADHPDFALGRAEAEFYRARVALLEGDADTAAEVADRARRAFHRQGRDVWAASARHVGLRAAYLGGRRDRALLTAMARIADRLDALGWRVAGLEARVDAALIARDLGDTRRAAAELALAAPARRSGPAQARARGWYAEALRRELAADRRGAAVALRRGLALLDEHRLSLGAGELRALSGAHGQDLARAGLRLALTGGAGARQVLAWAESWRAGALRMTPARPPEDTGLADALTELRAVTADLERALLEGRPAGALRQRQTRGEQRVRELTRRGGGGGRLLRPPTVPELADALGDAALVEYIGSEGDLLAVVVAGGRASLHRLGALDDAAREVRLLRFGLHRLVTLPARVDRSGGRAGVDHAAGRLRKRLLDPLERRVDGRDLVLAPTGALGGLPWAALPGLLGRPTVVTPSAAVWLRAATSGAPAPGRAVLAAGPRLPAARGEVDAVAALTGDALVLVGEGATVDAVAAAIDGAPLAHVAAHGTFRADNPLFSALELADGPLTGYDLQRLAAPPARVVLSACDSGLSAVRPGDELLGFTAALLGAGTGALVAPVVPVPAEETAPLVVELHRGLRDGLPPATALARAQAAHAGLGDLEFAAGAGFLCFGA from the coding sequence GTGTCGGTGGTTTCCGCTTCGGCGGCCCTGGAAGCGCGGCAGCGGGACCCGCGCGCGGCCATCGGGCTCGGGCGCGCGGCGCTGGCCGCCGCGCGGGCGTCCGGCGACCTGGCCGAGGCGTCGGCGGCCGAGCGCGCGATCGGCCTGTCCCTGCGCGAGCTGCACGACTTCCCCGGCGCGCTGCGGCACCTGCGCCGCTCGGTGCGGCTGGCCCGCGGCGCCGGGTCGGACCGGCTCACCGCACTGGCCCGGCTCAGCCTGGCGTTCGCGCTCTCCAGCACCGGCAGGCACGCCCAGGCGCTGCGGGCGGTGGAGCAGGCGCTGCCCCGGCTGCGCGGCGGCGACGCGGACATCGCGGTCATGCAGCGCGGCACGGTCCTGCACTTCCTGTGCCGCTACGACGAGGCGCTGCGCGACTACGACGCGGCCATCGACGCCGCCCGCCGCACCGGCGACCACCTCGGCGAGGCCCGCGCCCGCAACAACCGGGGCCTGCTGCGCGCCTACACCGGCGGGCTGCGCGCCGCCGACGAGGACTTCGACCGGGCCGCCGCGCTCTACCGGGAGCTGGGCCTGGAGCTGGCGGTGGCGGACGTGCGGTGGAACGCCGGGATCTCCGCCCAGCGCGCCGGCGACGTGCCGGGCGCGCTCACCGCGTTCGCCGACGCCGAGCAGGAGTACCGGCGCCTGGCGGTGCCCCGGCCGATGCTGCTGGTCAACCGCCTGGAGCTGCTGGTGTCGGTGCCGCTGCTGGAGGAGGCCCGCGCCGAGGCCGACCGGGCCGTCGCCGACCTCGCCGACCACCCCGACTTCGCCCTCGGGCGCGCCGAGGCCGAGTTCTACCGGGCCCGCGTCGCCCTCCTGGAAGGCGACGCGGACACCGCCGCCGAGGTCGCCGACCGGGCAAGGCGCGCCTTCCACCGCCAGGGCCGCGACGTGTGGGCGGCCTCCGCCCGGCACGTGGGCCTGCGCGCCGCCTACCTCGGCGGTCGGCGCGACCGGGCGCTGCTGACCGCGATGGCCCGCATCGCCGACCGGCTCGACGCGCTGGGCTGGCGGGTGGCGGGCCTGGAGGCCAGGGTGGACGCGGCGCTGATCGCCCGCGACCTCGGCGACACCCGCCGCGCCGCCGCCGAGCTGGCACTCGCCGCGCCCGCCCGCCGCTCCGGCCCGGCGCAGGCGCGGGCGCGCGGCTGGTACGCCGAGGCGCTGCGGCGCGAGCTGGCCGCCGACCGGCGCGGGGCGGCGGTGGCGCTGCGGCGCGGGCTGGCGCTGCTGGACGAGCACCGGCTGTCGCTGGGCGCGGGGGAGCTGCGCGCGCTGTCCGGGGCGCACGGGCAGGACCTGGCGCGCGCCGGGCTGCGGCTGGCGCTGACCGGCGGGGCCGGGGCGCGGCAGGTGCTGGCGTGGGCGGAGAGCTGGCGGGCGGGCGCGCTGCGGATGACCCCGGCCCGGCCGCCCGAGGACACCGGGCTCGCCGACGCGCTCACCGAGCTGCGCGCGGTCACCGCCGACCTGGAGCGCGCCCTGCTGGAGGGGCGGCCCGCCGGGGCGCTGCGGCAGCGGCAGACGCGCGGCGAGCAGCGGGTGCGCGAGCTGACCAGGCGCGGTGGTGGCGGCGGGCGGCTGCTGCGCCCGCCGACCGTGCCGGAGCTGGCCGACGCGCTCGGGGACGCCGCGCTGGTGGAGTACATCGGCTCGGAGGGCGACCTGCTGGCCGTGGTGGTCGCGGGCGGCCGGGCCTCGCTGCACCGGCTGGGCGCGCTGGACGACGCGGCCCGCGAGGTGCGGCTGCTGCGGTTCGGGCTGCACCGGCTGGTGACGCTGCCCGCGCGGGTCGACCGGTCCGGCGGCCGGGCAGGCGTCGACCACGCCGCCGGGCGGCTGCGCAAGCGGTTGCTGGACCCCCTCGAACGGCGCGTCGACGGGCGCGACCTGGTGCTCGCCCCCACCGGCGCGCTGGGCGGCCTGCCGTGGGCCGCGCTGCCCGGTCTGCTCGGCAGGCCCACCGTCGTCACGCCCTCCGCCGCCGTGTGGCTGCGCGCTGCGACCTCCGGCGCGCCCGCGCCGGGCCGGGCCGTGCTCGCCGCCGGTCCCCGGCTGCCCGCCGCGCGCGGCGAGGTCGACGCGGTGGCCGCGCTGACCGGGGACGCGCTGGTGCTGGTGGGGGAGGGGGCGACGGTCGACGCGGTCGCGGCGGCCATCGACGGCGCGCCGCTCGCGCACGTGGCCGCGCACGGCACCTTCCGCGCGGACAACCCGCTGTTCTCCGCGCTGGAGCTGGCGGACGGCCCTCTCACCGGCTACGACCTGCAGCGGCTCGCCGCCCCGCCCGCGCGGGTGGTGCTGTCGGCCTGCGACTCGGGGCTGTCGGCGGTGCGGCCGGGCGACGAGCTGCTCGGGTTCACCGCCGCGCTGCTCGGCGCGGGCACCGGGGCGCTCGTCGCGCCGGTCGTGCCGGTGCCCGCCGAGGAGACCGCGCCGCTGGTGGTCGAGCTGCACCGGGGCCTGCGGGACGGGCTGCCGCCCGCGACCGCGCTCGCGCGGGCGCAGGCCGCGCACGCCGGGCTCGGTGATCTGGAATTCGCGGCGGGGGCGGGGTTCCTGTGCTTCGGCGCGTGA